The genomic region CGTGACAATAATTCATAACACACATGTGAATGGTTACCATGTGCTCCATACATCAGTGGAGTATTTCCTTCCTAAATAAAATTCACTATTATTTTGGAATTCTTAATCagttaatagtataataatttgtacctcatcgcttgcatttgaatctgcctcatggtttaataataattttacaagATCATGATGTCCATAAGCAGCTGCCAAATGCAAAGGTGTTTCTCCATTAACACCACGATAGTTTTTATTAGCACCAGCTTTAAGCAGCTGTCTTGCACTCCCTAATTGTCCATATCCAGCAGCCCACATAAGACCAGTTAATCCTTTTTCATCAGGTAAATCCACGGTATCTTCATATAATTCGTTTATGAATTAATATATTATCTGAATACAAACAATATATAATTCTTTTAAGTTACCATACTTGGATGTATTTGTTCAGGAGTCAGTTCTCCTTGCCCAGCCAATGTGTGAAATGTAATATCACTATTACTATAAAGTTGAGGTATTTCTGTCTGTGTATTACCTCTTTGCAAATTTGTGAGTAAAGTAGGTGgctgaaaaatatttttgagtAAATATACATCTTAATACATCTCAAGTACAATATAAGTAGTTACTTTGTAAGGTTGAAAAGCGCTTGTCCTTGTAGCATCTTGCCATGCCCCTGGTGCCCAATGCCATTTATTTTCTATGGGTTCTGATTTACATCCAATATTTACATTTTCTGGCTTACAAATTAATGGCCTTGGTCTGATACCAATTGCTGACTCTGCTCCATCATGTGTATTACCTTTACTTTCGATAGCAATAGTAGTAGTGGTAGATGTATTTGTACTAACTGCTATTGTTACTGTTGTAATATTATTGTTGCTCAACTCTTGATCTGACTCTTCTAGTTTTTCTTCTTTCATGATTAattctgaatggatttgattctcCATATCGTTACTAATTTGTTAATGAACAATGATTATTACAATGTATATGAACACAACTGAAAAGGCATAATAAATTCTATGTGATAAAGAATAATCTCTTGCAAATGTTTAATTTTCATCTTTCAATTTGTTTATATACTGGCCGGTATACAAAAAAAGAACATGCTTacctataaaatattttaatactttAACCTAAAGAGTATAATATGTTGTGTTTTGTTTAATTCCTTCCATGTGACCGTGTTTAAGAACAATTCTATCACCTTTCCGATTTTATATGGGTTACATTAAATTTTCTGCATAACGATTACATGTTTATTGTTGTAATTGatgtatatacacacacacacataaacATTTTTCTAAATCTGTTCATACACTGTAAAATGAAGTTGCTTAATACATCTTCAGTATTTTCAATTTAAAACATAatcatataaatttaaatttaattacatGACGTACGATTATGACTacaagatatttattaaatttaatttatatattttcattaaatatGAATAACAATTTCTTGTGTGGTACATTATGTAGAAAGTGTCACGAGCGTGATGAGGCTATGAGAGCGTAATCTTTTGTGAAaacaaaattgtaataaatGGATTTTTTAAAAGATATCCTTTAACATTAATAGTAATCTCTTAAACAGTTAATGTGACTGATAAACACTTACAGTTAACATAATTGTATCGCTTCAATATGAGTAATAATTTGAGATCTGCAATATTGAATAAGGTACTACATCATTATTTTACTTTGActtgaaaaatataattttacacatttaaaattattaaatgcaAGACAAGTTTCCATTAATTTTATGTAGGTTATGTTAAATTTTTTTGTTATTTACCGGTCACTTCAAAAGCTGATTAAAAGCATATTAATTATATGTCATCATGTTGCAATACATTCTGTTTAAaagttattttataattttatgtaaaGTATACAAAATTTGTGGAATAAGTACGATTGTATGCTATGGAAACTTATTTCTGTCTTTCTTTCTAGGTTATGAAATCGTTACATAGTGTAAACAATGAACATCGACATAAGATTTCGACGGCGCTTTATGTAAATCTCAATCAAACAAATGACACGTATTATTTTGCATTTCCATTGAAATCAATCTACTATAATGCAATGGATGATATACAAAACATTAcaagaaatgattttgaaaataCTATTGATCATATTACAGTAGAAAATAATATTGCTTATTTTGCTATACCAAGAAATCAGTATATAAAAACGATTATAGAAAATAATCTTTCTGGTCCATCACCACCAGTCATTCCCGAGAATAGTAAAAATATTATAGTAGAATTTAGTTCTCCGAATATTGCTAAACCTTTTCATTTAGGACATTTACGTTCTACAATTACAGGGAATTACATTGCTAATGTAAACAACTTCTTACAAAATAGAGTTAAGAGATTAAATTATTTGGGAGACTGGGGAACACAATTTGGTTTTATTCAACTAGGAATTGAACTAGGAAATATTGATAGTaatgaaattaatgcaaatcctATTAAGTCTTTGTATAAGGCATATGTATTAGCTCATGAATTAGCTGAGACAGATCCAACAATGAATGACCGTGCTAAAGAAATATTTAGGAAATTGGAATTTGGAAATAGTACTACTTACAAAGAATGGCAAACATTTAAAGATTACACTGTACAGGAATTGGAGAAAACATATAAGAGATTAGGTATATCATTTGATGAGTACCATTGGGAATCTATGTATACTGCATCAAATACAAAGAAGATTATTAGCTTAATGGAagaaatgaaattattaatgCTAGATAAAGAAAATAGAAAAGTGATAAGTGTAACTGCAGATAGAAATATACCACTTATTAAAAGTGATGGATCTACTTTGTACATAACTCGAGATATTGCTGCTGCAATTGATAGatttgaaaaaaataattttgatgCCATGTATTATGTAGTAGATAATGCTCAGACTGATcactttttaaatttaatgCAAATTTTAAATCAAATGAAATTACCTTGGGCAAATAGATTAAAACATATCAAGTTTGGAAGAGTTCGTGGGATGAGTACAAGAAAAGGAACTGCAGTATTTTTGGAAGATATATTAAACGAAGCACAGGAAATTATGAGAGAAAGACAAATGATAAAAACTAGTAAATATGTTTCGTTTCTATATTTGTAATACTATTCATGTAAAAGTTtcttttaaaatttaaataattcagcTCAATGTAGATAAGTCAAATTAAATGTAACATAAAATGAGTAATCATTTTCTTTCAGCAACTAAAGTTTCTTTAGATGAAATGGATAAGGTTTCTGATATTTTGGGTATCTCTGGTATACTCGTTTATAATTTGATGCAAAGAAGAATGAAAGACTATGAGTACAATTGGAATTTAATGTTTCAAGTAAATCATTTTGGTAactcattatttttattagttatatgttttatatctacataatataaattattattagatgAAAGGTGATTCTGGAATAAAATTACAATACGTACATTGCCGCTTAACTAGTTTGGAACGCTACTCTGGTGCCACTTTAACGACAGAATGTGATCCAAGTCTTTTAAAGGAACCAGAAGTTGATGACTTAATTATATTGATCAGTAGATTTGATGAAATCATACTTCAATCTTACGAACAATTCGAGCCATGTGTACTAGTGGTATATCTTATGCAGTTAAGGTCAGTATCACTACAGtcaatgaaaaataataattttgtatatatcAAACAATTCAAGATAGTTCCTCATATCACAACATTTCTTTTAAAATAGTAATACAATTAATAAAGCATTAAAAAAGTTGAGAATGAAAGGTGAACCATCAGACGTAGCAAATCAAAGATTACTGTTATTTCATACATCACGACTGATTCTCGCCGAAGGTATGAAATTACTTGGTTTAACACCATTAGAGAAAATGTAAATGAAGTATTCTGTACAATGTAGATTATTTGttatattgaaaaatatatataaaaatttataaaggATTATCATGTTTTATATTTACAGCATCTTTTTCGATATTTATTGGTATTATTCGAAAGAGGAAAGTTCAATGCAGTATGCGAATGTCAGGCTATCATTGACAAAAATCATCTAATGACATAAAACTACTTGGATTTTATTGCTTCGGTACCATGAATTTTTACCTTACTTTCTAAGATTTATATTACTAAATATCTGCATAATTCTCATGAAATCTGACATTCCTGCGCTGCATTGAACCTTCTTATTTTGAATGATACCAATAAACATCGAAAAAGATGCTGATTTAAAGTAGTAAGTGTCACCCCATGAACCTATGTTTTCATCTTATTTTGTTGGTAACTGTGTCCTCTACCGTTACCTCCACACTAGGGAACCTGCCACCTGTCTCAGAATTGTCTCTGTATCATCTGTAGACAATTTTGACGAATGGTTTGAGCGTTTTTCCACAGCAGGAATTGGCGCTATAGGGAAGTTTgaaaattgcagtaaattcgTACCGGATTTTACATTGCCTCTTATGGGAAAAGTGGCACGAATTATTTGTTCCGATATTTGGTATTGAAACATGAAATCGAAAATGTTATTACAAGTACGTTGCTGGAGATCCTTGTTGGATTAATAAAAATGAGGATCATTCGATTTTCAGGAAATGGGTGTGGACATTTCTGTACTTTTAGAATATTTTTGAGCCGTCAAATTTCCCCGAAAAAGGTAGATTCAGAACAAGTAGAATTCCGATTATCCATATGCTTGAAAGCGAAACAATGTCGAATAATGATCATCGATAATCATCCGGATAATCGAAACTCTGCtgtatttaatacaattttaacTGATTGATTTATTGATTAGCTATACTTCGTCGTTCAACAAACGAAATTATCTCAATGTTGGTTATCGAAACAAATAAAAGATACTTTACAAGAATTAACAGAAATCTATTCGTATAATTTTCAATGtacagaaaaatgaaagaacaaTATTAACGTTTCTTCCACGTGAATTTTCTTCGAGCTCCTTCCTGTCCAAACTTCTTTCTTTCACGTCTTCGAACATCCTTTGTCAGAAGGCCAGCTATATAAGCACATAAAACACGTTTTAGAACACATTTTCCATTAATCTTAAGAATATTTTCTAATTAAAGGATCTTATTAGAATAATTCTTATTTTCATAACAAcgaaaattttgtttaaatatactTATTAACTGCATAACTGATTCTGGAAATCTTTCTGGTTCGAAAGTATTTTCGCAATATTTTTCTTaacaatttacaaattaatgaaTTCATATTGTGCACATGCAGTAAAAAACGTTCTAAAATTTTTGAAACGTAATAACATAATGTATACATTTTTCATGTAGTTGAAATAACTAAAGCGTTACCAAATGAATTTAATGACCGTTCTCAATGCCACTTTGTGAATTGCACCTAGAAATTAATGCTTTAATAAAGAGCGCGCAGTAATAACTCCATGCGGGTTTCTttgtgtattatatatatatatatatatatatataaatttcaaAATTTATTACCGAAAGCTTGCTTTCTTCCCTTTCTAAATTAGTGGTTTGATTTGATCTAAATTATAAGTAAATCTGTAAtgaaaaaatttatatttttcttaCCAATTCTCATTTTTTCTATCATCTCAGCATCGACAAAGTTTCGAAGCCCATGTGCAATTCCCCAACGAACAGCACCGGATTGTGCAGAAGGGCCGCCACCAGAAACGGTTGCTTCAATATCAACTTTGCCGCCCATATCCGTAAATACTAATGGGAATACAATCTGCAAACAAAATCAAATCACGTTAATTACACGGCAAGAGAGTGCTCGACTCTTATTCAGAAATGAATAAATTTGATTATCCACGAGAGAATCGAGAGTACATGAATCCGAACCGAATTCGAATGTTATATACAGTTTTAATAAAAaggataatattaatttaattacctAAATAATTTAGAATTTCTTACAGTGAATCGGGTCCATTGATAATTTTGATaaaactattcgaataattgttgtATTGCGTCAATTTAGCCACTATACAACCATCGAGAAGGACTTTATGAAAAGAACAACGGTTTAGGAATCTTCCGAtactaattattaaattaagtgGTTCGTTATAAATATCTATCTGAAATgtcataaatattatttataaaatgtacAACTACTAACATCATTATTTCGTTACATAACAATTACAAAGCATTGTTAAATTTGTATAGTAGGTGTCCCTTTTTGTTTTCACTTTCACCTCCACTGTTCGTTTTCCCCTTATCGATCGTTCTCAAAATACTTCGTTTTCAAGACATCCTCACAGAAGGTTCATTGATCGAGccgtttttttttgttgcaattatcatttaatttcagcaCGAATCCGAAATTGATATACGGGGCCGAAGTATTTGCGTATGTTCAATGTCAGTACCTAAGGGGGGACGTGTCAGTTTCGTTTTTCCTTGGTCAGATTCTTCACAACATTTTCCAACGTTTTGTTAGTGTCCAAAAGCTGCTCCTTCAACGACTTGATGGTTTCCTCGTAGGACTGCAGCTTGTTGGCCAGGTTCTCGACGACCAGCTGCAAATTCGAGTCCGAATATTCCTCGCTTTGCTGTCTCATCCACATCACGTGGTCGCTGAGACTGATACTGTCATCGTTCATGAACGGTATATTCTTCTGAGCGATTTCGTACGCCGCCTTTAGGATGTCCTTCGGCAGCCTCTTCTCCAAAGGGTTCAGCGGTTTCACCACTAGAACTCTCTTCCTGTTCTCCACGTTGATCTTGTGGTCGGACATCCACTTGCGAAAAGCGTACGGTATGGAACTGTTGTGAAGGACCATCTCCGTGAAGAGGATCAGTTTGGTCTGTCGCACCAGTTTCGTGAGGCCGGCATGGTTCCTCAGCCCTTGAATGTCGTGGACGGCGATGCCGACCAGCAGGTTCATCAGGATTACGGTAACAAACACGATGAACAAAGTGAACAGGATCTGCGAGCAAACCGAGAGAGGATGGTAAATCACGAACGGTCCCTCGGTCTCCTGGTCGATCTGCGTGATCAGACCCTCGAAGTCCAGCTCGCCGGCCATCATGGCCAGCACTTTGATCAGTCCGGTGAACGGGTTGCCGAACGATGGTTCCCCGACGAAGATCACGCAGAAACTAACGGTGAAGCCTATTAGCAGCCCGGAGTAGGCCAGCAACAGTTTCGCGAACTCGAACTGTATGTGGGTGAACATGGCCACGTAGGTGCCGAAAGCCGGCAACTGGCCGACCATCAGCATCAGGTTGGTCCACGCGCAGAGTATCGCGAACGCTCCGACGTAGTTCTGCCAATCGTAGGTGCGGCCGGTGTACACGAACGAGGTGACGAACACGCTGATGATGACGACACCGTCCAGGACGTTGTCGATGTTCGAGAAGTACTGTTTCGCCGACGTGTATACCATGAAGCCGAATATTTTCCTGGGTATGGAGATACAGGTGAAGATGAACAGAAGGTACCACTGGATCTCGATGGCAGGCCTCCTGAACAGAAAGCCGGACAGCCGTTTGCTGTTGCAGATCTTCGAGCTGCTGGCGTCGTCGTAATTGTAACACTTGTAGGCGAGCGCGGTGAGCACGTAAGTGGTCATGCAGATCACGGTCATGGCGTACAGGAGGATCCTGAGCAGATAAAACTTACGGATCTTCTCCCATTTCAGATGGAGGAAAGCCATCACCAGCGGATGCGACAGCAGGTCTTTCCGGCGTTCTTGCACGAAGGTGTTGATGAAGCTGGTCTCGCATTGGTTGCCGCTGGGGAACAGCAGGTCGAAGTGCAGCCTCATCTCGAACTCCCTGTTGTGGGGCACGGGTCTCCGGAGCGTGATCGACGCGTCGAGCCTCTGCCTGAAGACCTGCAGGGACTCGGGTATCTTCCTGAGTATGATGTTCAGAGCGGACAAGCCCGCGCTGGTGGTCGCGCTGACATCCGCGCCAGCCCAGATCAACACGTCCACGCAATGGGACTGTTCGTTGAGCGCGGCGACATGAAGAGGAGTGAAGCCGGTCCGGTCGGCGGCGTTGACCAGGGCGCCGCGTTTCAGCAGGACGTCGACCAGCTTCGCGGAGGAATGGGTGGTCATCACGGCGAAATGTAGCGGCGTCCTGTGCGCCCTGTCCACAGCGTTGATGTTGGTACCGGGCGAGTCGAGCAGCAGTTCGACGCACTCGATGGACTGGACGAAGCAGGCCACGTGAAGAGGCGTCTCGCCCATATGGTTCTTCTCGACGACGCTGGCTCCGCGGTCCAGCAACAGCTTCACTATCTCGACCGCGCCCGCTCTGATCGCGGAGTGTAACACCGGCTCGACGATCTCCTGATAAAGGCAGGTGGTCGGTTTCGCGCCGTTGTCGAGCAACACGCGCGCAGCGTCCGCTGAGTTCCTGTGAATGGCGAAGTGAAGAGGCGTGTAGTAATTGATCGGATTTCGGCAATTCACGTCGGCGCCCTGTTTTATCAGGTGCTCGATACAGGTGACATTACCGCTGAGGGACGCTGCGAGGACCGCGTTCATGCCGGTGCAGGGCACCGCGTAATCGGGGCACGCGCCGATCTGCTCGAGCTTCGGCAGCAGGTGCGTCATGCCTCTGTAACAGCACCACACGTAGGCGATGTTCTTTATCCGTTCGCCGGCCGGTAACTCTGGCAGCGCGTTGCACTTCTCCAGCTCGAGCAGCAGCTTCATCTCCGCGGTGGTGAGGATCGACCACATTCTCGAGGTCAGGTCATTCCCGTTGATGTGAGCCTGCCGGAACACGTCCAGGTTGTCGTAGAACAACGACTCGTCGACCGGCGGCGGTGTACCGGCGTCGATCTCGATCCGATCGTTCACCGCGTCCGTCCGAGGAGCGTCGTTGAACACGATCTTCTCGGAGTTGCTGTTCTGTCTGTATCTGACGGACCTGAACGTCGGAGCTAGCCGCGTTGACAGAAGATCGTTCGAACGGTCGTTCAAGTTGGACATGGAACAATGCCGGACCTTTCCATCGAGGGCCTGCGGCAGCTTCAAGGTGTGCACGGTCGCTTGTTGCTCGTCGAGCTCCTTCTCCACCCGCAGGTCTTTGTCTTCGTCGAAGTAGAGGCAGGAACGTCGGCTCTTCAGTCTGGTCAACGAATAGTGTCTGGTTCGCTTTTCGTGGCTCGTCAACGATTTTATCATCCTCGTCCGGATCGTTCTGTCAACATCGTCGTCGACCACCTCTGCGTCGTTCTTCTTCGCCGTTGCTCGCCGATAATCGTTCTCGTCGAATGACAGGCGACGATCCCTCAGGCTGGTCAACGAGTAACACCGCGGTATTCCCTCGTTGTTCACCGACGATGTTCTCAGGCTGATTTTGGGCAGATTCTCCGCTATCTTGTCCTCCATTCCTCCCGTTCAGTAGCCCCTTTTCGCCGTGGACGTGGAAGAAACTGCGACGTAACGCAACGCACTCTCCGCTGTCGCGTACCGCAGCCACGGTGGAACGTTCATGCCAATCGTCATACCTCGGCCTCACTCTTTTCTTCGTTTATCACGTCACGTCCCAAAGTCATTTGGATCACTTTAAGAGAATGCTCCCGTCATTACGGTACACGCGACTGCTGGTGTCACTCGTCCGAGTGACTTATATTGGTCGCCTCCGTATGGGATTCATTCTATATATAAGCTGATAGGAAAAGACACGCTTCCATTCGACGGATTGTCCTTCGTCGAATAGAGACCTTGAACTTAAAAACCAACGGAACAGATGTCACAACGCTAGCCGGTGTTCGTTGCGACCGACAAGACTTTCTCTGGCTCGGTCTTCGACGGAGTCTCCTCTGCCCTTTGTTCCCCCGCGGGTCAACGGGATTCTCGATTCCCTTTTTTTTTTTCCTTGAAAGGTCGATACTCCGAACTCACGGTTGTCTTCCAATGCTACCTCAAGTGCCGCGTCTCCTCGTGGCTATCTGCGCAGAAAGTTTCGACATATGGTCTTCGTTCTCCTCTTTACCTTTCCTCGAACACTCTGAACGCATTTGGATAAAGAACGATCTCGAGGATTGAAATCAACGTGGGTTCTCCGAGAAAAAGCTAGCTGTTGCTCAACCGCTTATTTCGTTCACTTCAGTCCGAGCTTCTACAAGTACTATCGGGGCAGCTAAttgtgtaaaa from Megalopta genalis isolate 19385.01 chromosome 3, iyMegGena1_principal, whole genome shotgun sequence harbors:
- the ArgRS-m gene encoding arginyl-tRNA synthetase, mitochondrial — its product is MSNNLRSAILNKVMKSLHSVNNEHRHKISTALYVNLNQTNDTYYFAFPLKSIYYNAMDDIQNITRNDFENTIDHITVENNIAYFAIPRNQYIKTIIENNLSGPSPPVIPENSKNIIVEFSSPNIAKPFHLGHLRSTITGNYIANVNNFLQNRVKRLNYLGDWGTQFGFIQLGIELGNIDSNEINANPIKSLYKAYVLAHELAETDPTMNDRAKEIFRKLEFGNSTTYKEWQTFKDYTVQELEKTYKRLGISFDEYHWESMYTASNTKKIISLMEEMKLLMLDKENRKVISVTADRNIPLIKSDGSTLYITRDIAAAIDRFEKNNFDAMYYVVDNAQTDHFLNLMQILNQMKLPWANRLKHIKFGRVRGMSTRKGTAVFLEDILNEAQEIMRERQMIKTTTKVSLDEMDKVSDILGISGILVYNLMQRRMKDYEYNWNLMFQMKGDSGIKLQYVHCRLTSLERYSGATLTTECDPSLLKEPEVDDLIILISRFDEIILQSYEQFEPCVLVVYLMQLSNTINKALKKLRMKGEPSDVANQRLLLFHTSRLILAEGMKLLGLTPLEKM
- the LOC143259144 gene encoding small ribosomal subunit protein uS9m, with amino-acid sequence MGGKVDIEATVSGGGPSAQSGAVRWGIAHGLRNFVDAEMIEKMRIAGLLTKDVRRRERKKFGQEGARRKFTWKKR
- the wtrw gene encoding ankyrin repeat domain 61 water witch codes for the protein MEDKIAENLPKISLRTSSVNNEGIPRCYSLTSLRDRRLSFDENDYRRATAKKNDAEVVDDDVDRTIRTRMIKSLTSHEKRTRHYSLTRLKSRRSCLYFDEDKDLRVEKELDEQQATVHTLKLPQALDGKVRHCSMSNLNDRSNDLLSTRLAPTFRSVRYRQNSNSEKIVFNDAPRTDAVNDRIEIDAGTPPPVDESLFYDNLDVFRQAHINGNDLTSRMWSILTTAEMKLLLELEKCNALPELPAGERIKNIAYVWCCYRGMTHLLPKLEQIGACPDYAVPCTGMNAVLAASLSGNVTCIEHLIKQGADVNCRNPINYYTPLHFAIHRNSADAARVLLDNGAKPTTCLYQEIVEPVLHSAIRAGAVEIVKLLLDRGASVVEKNHMGETPLHVACFVQSIECVELLLDSPGTNINAVDRAHRTPLHFAVMTTHSSAKLVDVLLKRGALVNAADRTGFTPLHVAALNEQSHCVDVLIWAGADVSATTSAGLSALNIILRKIPESLQVFRQRLDASITLRRPVPHNREFEMRLHFDLLFPSGNQCETSFINTFVQERRKDLLSHPLVMAFLHLKWEKIRKFYLLRILLYAMTVICMTTYVLTALAYKCYNYDDASSSKICNSKRLSGFLFRRPAIEIQWYLLFIFTCISIPRKIFGFMVYTSAKQYFSNIDNVLDGVVIISVFVTSFVYTGRTYDWQNYVGAFAILCAWTNLMLMVGQLPAFGTYVAMFTHIQFEFAKLLLAYSGLLIGFTVSFCVIFVGEPSFGNPFTGLIKVLAMMAGELDFEGLITQIDQETEGPFVIYHPLSVCSQILFTLFIVFVTVILMNLLVGIAVHDIQGLRNHAGLTKLVRQTKLILFTEMVLHNSSIPYAFRKWMSDHKINVENRKRVLVVKPLNPLEKRLPKDILKAAYEIAQKNIPFMNDDSISLSDHVMWMRQQSEEYSDSNLQLVVENLANKLQSYEETIKSLKEQLLDTNKTLENVVKNLTKEKRNISNDMENQIHSELIMKEEKLEESDQELSNNNITTVTIAVSTNTSTTTTIAIESKGNTHDGAESAIGIRPRPLICKPENVNIGCKSEPIENKWHWAPGAWQDATRTSAFQPYKPPTLLTNLQRGNTQTEIPQLYSNSDITFHTLAGQGELTPEQIHPNTVDLPDEKGLTGLMWAAGYGQLGSARQLLKAGANKNYRGVNGETPLHLAAAYGHHDLVKLLLNHEADSNASDEEGNTPLMYGAHGNHSHVCYELLSRGADVTKRNIHNISAYHAAVLNNSLTAKAVIENYLLQQVVNDPL